From the genome of Streptomyces sp. NBC_01260, one region includes:
- a CDS encoding ABC transporter permease, which produces MSTVVKSAGGDEQVLVRRPGPQELHPVRTHRRRRTLEIALAVAVPLLLVLLWQLAAARSWIDDRVYPAPSTIFADGWDRAADGDLWPDVWATLKRVLGGYAIGTVAGYALGLLMGSLALVRAALEPLLDALYVVPKLALLPVFLNMFGLGEGPQIALVAATVFFFVWISTMAAVLAVPVGHRDAGQVFGASPWQMFRHVLLPASLPAVLVGARIAAGVAVLVIVASEQIAAADGLGHLIFDSRALFQNDVMFVGIVCVAVLGVVFSEVVRIAGRLLTPWAPRDRGRSQS; this is translated from the coding sequence ATGAGCACCGTCGTGAAGTCCGCGGGCGGCGACGAGCAGGTGCTGGTCCGCAGGCCGGGCCCGCAGGAACTGCATCCCGTACGCACCCACCGCAGGCGCCGTACCCTCGAAATCGCGCTCGCCGTCGCCGTACCACTGCTCCTGGTCCTGCTCTGGCAGCTGGCCGCGGCCAGGTCCTGGATCGACGACCGCGTCTATCCCGCGCCCTCCACGATCTTCGCGGACGGCTGGGACCGGGCCGCCGACGGAGATCTGTGGCCGGATGTGTGGGCAACGCTCAAGCGGGTCCTCGGCGGCTACGCGATCGGCACGGTCGCGGGCTACGCGCTCGGCCTGCTGATGGGTTCGCTCGCCCTGGTGCGGGCGGCGCTGGAACCGTTGCTCGACGCCCTGTACGTCGTACCGAAACTGGCCCTGCTGCCGGTCTTCCTCAATATGTTCGGCCTCGGCGAAGGGCCGCAGATCGCCCTGGTCGCCGCCACCGTCTTCTTCTTCGTCTGGATCTCGACCATGGCGGCCGTGCTCGCCGTACCGGTCGGCCACCGGGACGCGGGGCAGGTCTTCGGCGCCTCGCCCTGGCAGATGTTCCGGCACGTGCTCCTGCCGGCCTCGCTGCCCGCGGTACTGGTCGGCGCGCGGATCGCGGCCGGGGTGGCGGTGCTGGTCATCGTCGCGTCGGAGCAGATCGCGGCGGCCGACGGACTGGGCCACCTCATCTTCGACTCCCGGGCGCTGTTCCAGAACGATGTGATGTTCGTCGGCATCGTCTGCGTGGCGGTACTCGGTGTCGTCTTCTCCGAAGTGGTGCGGATCGCCGGCCGGCTGCTCACCCCCTGGGCCCCGCGCGACCGCGGCCGCAGCCAGTCGTGA
- a CDS encoding ABC transporter ATP-binding protein has protein sequence MGDPHPNPPPAAPSPPSTDAPKLRARSLARSFGRGAKALAALGPVDLDIVPGEFACIVGPSGCGKSTLLRIAAGLLRPSAGELSIRTTAPRPAAMIFQDYGIYDWKTVLANVRFGLDIQRVPRKEADARAHDWLSRIGLAEFAGAYPAALSGGMRQRVAIARALAVEPEILLMDEPFAALDAQLRTILQDELLELTQTTRTTTLFITHSLEEAIVLGDRVLVMSARPGRIIAERRPPFERPRTGGIRSTPEFTALKSELWDLLRGEVRGEAALV, from the coding sequence GTGGGAGACCCGCACCCGAACCCACCCCCCGCAGCACCGTCACCGCCCTCCACCGACGCCCCCAAACTCCGCGCCCGCTCCCTCGCCCGCTCCTTCGGGCGGGGAGCCAAGGCGCTGGCCGCCCTCGGGCCGGTCGATCTCGACATCGTGCCGGGCGAGTTCGCCTGCATCGTCGGCCCCTCCGGCTGCGGCAAGTCCACCCTGCTCAGGATTGCCGCCGGACTGCTGCGCCCCAGCGCCGGTGAACTGTCCATCCGTACGACAGCGCCCCGGCCGGCCGCGATGATCTTCCAGGACTACGGGATCTACGACTGGAAGACCGTCCTCGCCAACGTCCGCTTCGGCCTCGACATCCAGCGCGTACCGCGCAAGGAGGCCGATGCCAGGGCGCACGACTGGCTGTCCCGGATCGGGCTCGCCGAATTCGCCGGGGCCTACCCCGCCGCGCTCTCGGGCGGGATGCGCCAGCGGGTGGCGATCGCCCGCGCACTCGCCGTCGAGCCCGAGATCCTGCTGATGGACGAGCCGTTCGCGGCGCTCGACGCCCAGCTGCGCACGATCCTCCAGGACGAACTGCTGGAGCTCACCCAGACCACCCGCACCACCACGCTCTTCATCACCCACAGCCTGGAGGAGGCGATCGTGCTCGGGGACCGGGTGCTCGTGATGTCCGCCCGGCCCGGCCGGATCATCGCCGAGCGCCGCCCGCCGTTCGAGCGGCCGCGCACCGGCGGCATCCGCTCGACGCCGGAATTCACCGCGCTGAAGAGCGAGTTGTGGGATCTGCTGCGCGGCGAGGTCCGCGGAGAGGCGGCCCTGGTATGA
- a CDS encoding ABC transporter substrate-binding protein, with product MRTRTPFTCTVVLVAASLLGAAGCAGNDSSGGDTADAAPRTVKPVAGCGAGSWTDPSDLAPDRKPARCDKGAPAARPLAKKRKIVLATGTLSAEYVAPLQVALAKGEFAKEGLDVQLKVLPTPDALPLLAKGDVDAQWAAPEAAVMNGINGGFDIKWVAGNFSPDPTSKSGLWVRLKDGESAGHVDMAGRKLGTMIGKGSVIAYPMDTSLKKHGGGLDKISFQQLGSADVLTALQNGGVDSAWLLDPIWRKVDGDKKYAFLGGQPVGEPLGGLLFGPTLLNKDPDAGVAFLRAYIRTVNTYFAGDYKSDPAFVTELAGLMKTDEATLRSTPSMRMDWEIRKGTTDRVQKAYADSGVSTGTPVPEEKAVDRAMYSEAVGHKP from the coding sequence GTGCGCACACGTACCCCCTTCACCTGCACCGTCGTGCTCGTGGCGGCATCCCTGCTCGGCGCGGCAGGCTGCGCCGGGAACGACTCGTCGGGCGGCGACACCGCCGACGCCGCGCCCCGCACCGTCAAGCCGGTCGCGGGCTGCGGCGCCGGGAGCTGGACCGATCCCTCGGACCTGGCGCCCGACCGCAAGCCCGCACGCTGCGACAAGGGCGCCCCCGCCGCCCGGCCGCTGGCGAAGAAGCGGAAGATCGTCCTGGCCACCGGCACGCTGAGCGCGGAGTACGTCGCACCCCTCCAGGTCGCGTTGGCCAAGGGCGAGTTCGCGAAAGAGGGCCTGGACGTCCAGCTGAAGGTGCTCCCGACCCCGGACGCCCTGCCCCTGCTCGCCAAGGGGGACGTCGACGCCCAGTGGGCGGCGCCGGAGGCCGCGGTGATGAACGGCATCAACGGCGGCTTCGACATCAAATGGGTCGCGGGCAACTTCTCCCCCGACCCGACCTCCAAGAGCGGCCTGTGGGTGCGCCTCAAGGACGGCGAGAGCGCCGGTCACGTCGATATGGCCGGCCGGAAACTCGGCACGATGATCGGCAAGGGCTCGGTGATCGCCTATCCGATGGACACCTCGCTGAAGAAGCACGGCGGCGGCCTCGACAAGATCAGTTTCCAGCAGCTCGGCTCCGCGGACGTACTGACCGCCCTGCAGAACGGGGGCGTGGACTCCGCCTGGCTGCTCGACCCGATCTGGCGCAAGGTGGACGGCGACAAGAAGTACGCTTTCCTCGGCGGCCAGCCGGTCGGCGAACCGCTCGGCGGGCTCCTGTTCGGCCCGACGCTGCTGAACAAGGACCCGGACGCGGGCGTCGCCTTCCTCCGGGCCTACATCCGCACGGTGAACACCTACTTCGCCGGCGACTACAAATCCGACCCCGCCTTCGTCACCGAACTCGCCGGGCTGATGAAGACCGACGAGGCCACCCTGCGGTCGACGCCGTCGATGCGGATGGACTGGGAGATCAGGAAGGGCACCACGGACCGGGTGCAGAAGGCGTACGCCGACTCGGGCGTCTCGACAGGCACGCCGGTACCGGAGGAGAAGGCCGTGGACCGCGCGATGTACAGCGAAGCGGTGGGCCACAAGCCCTGA
- a CDS encoding tetratricopeptide repeat protein: MVFMGDRATLLETGRFVQRHAHPAENVMDVAFAAAARYNDYIETAETAECAATVESAETAESADGVENAEGAETAESADNAENEARHRRAADAGDTASMSVLGALLLRRGDLAGAEAYLRAATADGDRAAANNLGVLLHQRGYPDEAADWWRIAAVAGSAAAAHALGRHYRERGDEPGAEYWLRQSAEQGHALGAYALADLLEHRSDVGAERWLRAAAEQGHREAAYRLARMVERNAADDAHDAFGRPGLGPRTGTDGKAPATGRGRAAVRKDDSPVAGPGTGRVGEAEQWYRQAAARGHRRAALHLGAILEQRGELKEAGRWYLISAKAGEARAACALGFLLRDAGDRESAAVWWLRAAQEGDGNAANALGALHAARGEQQTAERWYRAAMDAGDVNGAYNLGLLCAAQDRTAQAEQWYRRAAYAGHREAANALAVLLLQAGDATGAEPWFSKAAEAGSVDAAFNLGILHAGRDEDRAALLWYERAAAAGHTEAALQVGMALLHHGEEREAERHLRCAAGGGSAEAAFRLAGVLDSRQPPPGPPALGEPMPEKTECEEWYERAAEQGHRRAQVRVGMLAAARGDVESAGHWYREAAEAGSRNGAFNLGLLLAREGSEREAALWWSRAANDGHGRAALRLALLAARRGELTEGQRWCARAVELGPAEVSERAARLREALHQELTA, from the coding sequence ATGGTATTTATGGGGGACAGGGCAACTCTGTTGGAGACAGGGCGGTTTGTTCAGCGTCACGCCCATCCGGCGGAAAACGTGATGGATGTGGCATTTGCCGCCGCCGCACGGTACAACGACTACATCGAGACCGCCGAGACTGCGGAGTGTGCCGCGACCGTCGAGAGTGCAGAGACCGCAGAGTCCGCGGACGGCGTGGAGAACGCCGAGGGCGCGGAGACCGCAGAGAGTGCGGACAACGCCGAGAACGAGGCGCGGCACCGCCGTGCCGCCGACGCCGGGGACACCGCGTCGATGAGCGTCCTCGGCGCGCTGCTGCTGCGCCGGGGCGACCTGGCCGGCGCCGAAGCCTACCTGCGTGCGGCCACTGCCGACGGCGACCGTGCCGCGGCCAACAACCTGGGCGTGCTCCTGCATCAGCGCGGGTATCCGGACGAGGCGGCCGACTGGTGGCGGATCGCGGCCGTCGCCGGCTCCGCCGCCGCCGCGCACGCCCTCGGGCGCCACTACCGCGAGCGCGGCGACGAGCCCGGCGCCGAGTACTGGCTGCGCCAGTCCGCCGAGCAGGGCCACGCGCTGGGCGCGTACGCCCTCGCCGACCTGCTGGAGCACCGCAGCGACGTCGGCGCCGAGCGCTGGCTGCGTGCCGCGGCCGAGCAGGGGCACCGCGAAGCCGCGTACCGGCTGGCACGCATGGTGGAGCGCAACGCGGCGGACGACGCGCACGACGCGTTCGGCCGCCCCGGACTGGGTCCCCGCACCGGAACGGACGGCAAGGCGCCCGCCACCGGCCGGGGCCGGGCGGCCGTGCGCAAGGACGACAGCCCCGTCGCCGGACCCGGGACGGGTCGGGTCGGCGAGGCCGAGCAGTGGTACCGGCAGGCGGCCGCGCGCGGCCACCGGCGTGCCGCCCTGCACCTCGGGGCCATCCTGGAACAGCGCGGCGAGCTGAAGGAGGCCGGCCGCTGGTATCTCATCTCCGCCAAGGCGGGCGAGGCGCGGGCCGCGTGTGCCCTCGGCTTCCTGCTCCGTGACGCGGGCGACCGGGAGAGCGCGGCCGTGTGGTGGCTCCGCGCCGCCCAGGAGGGCGACGGCAACGCCGCCAACGCGCTCGGTGCGCTGCACGCGGCCCGGGGGGAGCAGCAGACCGCCGAGCGCTGGTACCGCGCGGCCATGGACGCCGGTGACGTCAACGGCGCGTACAACCTGGGGCTGCTCTGTGCGGCCCAGGACCGTACGGCGCAGGCCGAGCAGTGGTACCGGCGCGCCGCGTACGCCGGTCACCGGGAGGCCGCCAACGCACTGGCCGTGCTCCTGCTCCAGGCGGGCGACGCGACCGGCGCGGAGCCCTGGTTCTCCAAGGCGGCCGAGGCGGGCAGCGTCGACGCCGCCTTCAACCTCGGCATCCTGCACGCCGGGCGCGACGAGGACCGGGCCGCCCTGCTCTGGTACGAGCGCGCCGCGGCGGCCGGCCACACCGAGGCCGCGCTCCAGGTCGGCATGGCGCTGCTCCACCACGGCGAGGAGCGGGAGGCGGAGCGGCATCTGCGCTGCGCCGCCGGTGGCGGCAGCGCGGAAGCGGCCTTCCGGCTGGCCGGGGTGCTGGACTCGCGGCAGCCGCCGCCGGGACCGCCCGCCCTGGGCGAGCCGATGCCGGAGAAGACCGAGTGCGAGGAGTGGTACGAGCGTGCGGCCGAGCAGGGCCACCGCCGGGCCCAGGTGCGCGTCGGGATGCTCGCCGCGGCCCGGGGCGACGTGGAGAGCGCCGGGCACTGGTACCGGGAGGCGGCCGAGGCGGGCAGCCGCAACGGGGCCTTCAACCTCGGTCTGCTGCTCGCCCGCGAGGGCAGTGAGCGCGAGGCCGCGCTGTGGTGGAGCCGCGCCGCGAACGACGGGCACGGGCGGGCGGCCCTGCGCCTCGCCCTGCTGGCCGCGCGCCGCGGTGAGCTCACCGAGGGGCAGCGGTGGTGTGCGCGGGCGGTCGAGCTGGGGCCGGCGGAGGTCTCGGAGCGGGCTGCGCGGTTGCGCGAGGCGCTGCATCAGGAGCTGACCGCGTAG